The proteins below are encoded in one region of Drosophila santomea strain STO CAGO 1482 chromosome 2R, Prin_Dsan_1.1, whole genome shotgun sequence:
- the LOC120444968 gene encoding uncharacterized protein LOC120444968, giving the protein MESMEYEMARNMTLLFFLERLLDKGEPRTVHDLSCQFGNKEFTKEMRQIAGGSQSGLKKFLAQYPAIFLVDGDHVQVNAYQHHNADDGGCGGKRDYIQEAKDYFKNKMLQYGAAAEVPVRSLLGHRSQASPQVRHISGQHIKEFTDFLMKHTDTFKVTDDYVMLVGCENMTDLPARDRLHLPQSNIDTRGTQQMLDFFAQCIEVKGPLLVDQLFHLLTTNFPQDQWLRMFKTPGDLSSFLKLFADCFHIQANLVTLLQKPKLSDTHIQQAQAQTREQFNALNNNNSASTRKQEPTPGVGVGVGGAGVVSSVQQRLQSPALRSNGHTNNNNGSNGSNINNNNSIACPNFKLNAPVSNVMGGQSQGQYGQPKSEPSSGFDSYVPMSELKLENLCENNYPSANTCYGPINNSSQQAQQLQTQQHQQQQPQQATQNPAEQRLNSVNQTLKQRINTLVIRTLAENLEKDKQSLANQQGGPTSPHASPVHSIANTSSNHNASSAANNANSNSNANPNPNNANHSPSHSYFVGDTWKIKVLQNTTVIANVKQSVFVTDIILKYAAKNENIVVSLDCEGINLGLKGEITLIEIGTTRGEAFLFDVQSCPAMVTDGGLKTVLEHDQVIKVIHDCRNDAANLYLQFGILLRNVFDTQAAHAILQYQESGKQVYKAKYISLNSLCEQYNAPCNPIKDQLKQIYRRDQKFWAKRPLTREMMLYAAGDVLVLIHDQLFGNLARQIKEENRALFSELCTEQILMQIKPNEVKIRKKQRKVSTEVSDLKQKLAQTSKSIVLSNREIRLLRYMDLTEDEKERLKGYYKVAKKLEKMESAGNPNKDQSDSEDEPEPNENDAFPSLDSVPSDNSLSGTFSPRFSSEPPSLTESMQMLEEILQNKSMDRIARIDKLEAILTTATSLPCEQIIASNSMQEQLGSSIATTENMQIIREKSKNIKNCNCQGERSVTPILRTTDKRVVKLVDAESQTLSTGDVVITKIFFQDEHERAKEAALLSNSPAKRVSPT; this is encoded by the exons ATGGAGTCCATGGAGTACGAGATGGCACGCAACATGACGCTGCTCTTCTTCCTGGAGCGGCTGCTGGACAAGGGCGAGCCCCGCACCGTGCACGACCTCTCCTGCCAGTTCGGCAACAAGGAGTTCACCAAGGAGATGCGCCAAATCGCCGGGGGCAGTCAGTCGG GTCTGAAGAAGTTCCTCGCCCAGTACCCGGCGATATTTCTGGTGGACGGCGACCACGTCCAGGTGAACGCCTATCAGCACCACAATGCGGACGACGGCGGCTGCGGGGGCAAGCGGGACTACATCCAAGAGGCTAAAGACTACTTCAAGAACAAGATGCTGCAGTACGGAGCGGCTGCCGAGGTGCCCGTTCGCAGTCTCCTGGGCCACCGCTCGCAGGCGTCTCCCCAAGTGCGTCACATATCGG GTCAACACATCAAGGAGTTCACCGACTTCCTCATGAAACACACGGACACCTTTAAGGTGACGGACGACTACGTGATGCTGGTGGGCTGTGAGAACATGACGGATCTGCCGGCGCGGGATCGCCTCCACCTGCCGCAGTCGAACATCGATACGCGAGGCACGCAGCAGATGCTGGACTTCTTTGCCCAGTGCATCGAGGTGAAGGGACCGTTGCTGGTGGACCAGTTGTTCCACCTGCTGACCACCAACTTCCCGCAGGATCAGTGGCTGCGCATGTTCAAGACGCCGGGCGACTTGAGCTCCTTCCTCAAGCTCTTCGCGGACTGCTTCCACATCCAGGCCAATCTAGTCACCCTGCTGCAGAAGCCCAAGCTCAGCGACACGCACATCCAGCAGGCACAGGCGCAAACCCGGGAGCAATTCAATGCGCtgaacaataacaacagcgCCAGCACTCGCAAGCAGGAACCAACAcctggagttggagttggagttggaggtgCTGGAGTTGTCAGCTCGGTGCAGCAGAGACTGCAATCGCCGGCACTGCGGAGTAATGGTCacacgaacaacaacaatggcagcaacggcagcaatattaataacaacaacagcattgCCTGCCCCAACTTCAAGCTGAATGCTCCCGTTTCGAATGTGATGGGTGGGCAGAGCCAGGGCCAGTACGGGCAGCCCAAATCGGAGCCAAGCTCTGGCTTCGACAGCTACGTGCCCATGTcggagctgaagctggagaaCCTGTGCGAGAACAACTATCCCAGTGCGAACACCTGCTACGGGCCCATTAATAACTCCAGCCAGCAGGCGCAGCAACTGCAGacgcagcagcatcagcagcagcagccgcagcaggcGACACAGAATCCGGCGGAGCAGCGCTTGAATAGTGTTAACCAAACGCTGAAGCAGCGCATCAACACCCTAGTTATACGGACGCTAGCCGAGAACCTGGAGAAGGACAAGCAATCGCTGGCCAACCAGCAGGGCGGGCCCACTTCCCCGCACGCCAGTCCCGTGCATTCCATTGCCAATACGAGTTCCAACCACAATGCCAGTAGTGCTGCAAACAACGCCAATAGCAACTCGAAtgcgaatccgaatccgaacaATGCCAACCACTCACCTAGTCATAGTTACTTCGTCGGCGACACCTGGAAGATAAAGGTGCTGCAGAACACCACGGTGATAGCGAATGTCAAGCAGTCGGTGTTTGTGACCGACATCATACTCAAGTATGCGGCCAAGAACGAGAACATAGTGGTCTCCCTGGACTGCGAGGGCATCAATCTGGGCCTGAAGGGGGAGATCACCCTGATTGAGATTGGAACGACTCGGGGCGAAGCCTTCTTGTTCGATGTGCAGTCCTGCCCGGCGATGGTCACCGATGGCGGACTGAAGACCGTGTTGGAGCACGACCAGGTGATCAAGGTGATACACGACTGCCGCAACGACGCTGCCAATCTGTATCTGCAATTTGGCATCCTGCTGCGGAATGTGTTCGACACACAGGCGGCACATGCCATCTTGCAGTATCAGGAGAGCGGCAAGCAGGTCTACAAGGCCAAGTACATATCGCTGAACTCGCTGTGCGAGCAGTACAACGCACCCTGCAACCCCATTAAGGATCAGCTGAAGCAGATCTACCGCAGGGACCAGAAGTTCTGGGCCAAGCGACCCCTCACACGCGAAATGATGCTGTACGCAGCGGGAGATGTCCTGGTGCTCATCCACGATCAGCTTTTTGGCAACCTGGCGCGGCAGATCAAGGAGGAGAATCGGGCTCTCTTCTCCGAGCTGTGCACCGAGCAAATACTCATGCAGATCAAACCCAACGAGGTTAAGATACGCAAGAAGCAGCGCAAGGTCAGCACCGAGGTGTCCGATCTCAAACAGAAGCTGGCCCAGACCAGCAAGAGCATTGTGCTCTCCAATCGCGAGATACGCTTGCTGCG CTATATGGACCTGACAGAGGATGAGAAAGAGCGCCTTAAGGGCTACTACAAGGTGGCGAAGAAGCTGGAGAAAATGGAGTCCGCCGGCAATCCCAACAA AGATCAAAGTGACTCAGAGGATGAACCAGAGCCGAACGAGAACGACGCCTTTCCCAGTTTGGATTCGGTGCCCTCGGACAACTCGCTTTCGGGCACTTTTTCGCCACGCTTCAGCTCAGAGCCACCCAGCCTGACTGAATCCATGCAAATGCTGGAGGAGATTCTCCAGAACAAGTCAATGGATCGCATTGCCCGTATTGACAAGCTGGAGGCCATTCTGACGACTGCCACCTCGCTGCCATGTGAACAA ATTATAGCATCTAATTCTATGCAAGAGCAATTGGGTTCGAGCATTGCGACCACCGAGAATATGCAGATTATACGCGAGAAATCCAAAAA CATTAAGAACTGCAATTGCCAGGGCGAGCGGAGTGTGACGCCCATTCTGCGAACGACTGACAAGCGAGTGGTGAAGCTGGTGGATGCCGAATCGCAGACCCTGAGTACCGGCGACGTTGTCATCACCAAGATCTTCTTCCAGGACGAGCACGAGCGGGCCAAGGAGGCGGCCCTGCTGAGCAACTCGCCCGCAAAGCGTGTGTCTCCCACATAA
- the LOC120444969 gene encoding cell wall protein DAN4 — MRFQFILAFGLVVLVAYGGTTGTTTGTTGTTGTTGTTGTTGTTGTTGTTGTTGTTGTTGTTGTTGTTGTTGTPSSSTTSSSTPSTSSSTSPSSPTTSTSPTTSSPSSSDSSSSGSSSSSSSAKQRRRERRRRERRREKRQERRRERQRRRQQNRRG, encoded by the coding sequence ATGCGATTCCAATTCATTCTGGCCTTTGGTCTTGTCGTCCTCGTCGCTTATGGTGGCACCACTGGCACCACCACCGGCACCACGGGCACCACTGGCACCACAGGCACCACAGGCACCACTGGCACCACGGGCACCACTGGCACCACAGGCACCACAGGCACCACAGGCACCACTGGCACCACTGGCACCACTGGCACCACAGGCACCACCGGCACTCCCAGCTCGTCCACCACCAGCTCTAGCACCCCCAGCACTTCATCCTCGACCAGTCCTTCTTCTCCCACAACCTCCACTTCTCCAACTACCAGCTCCCCCTCTTCCAGCGACTCCTCGTCCTCCggctccagcagcagctcctcgtCGGCCAAGCAGAGGCGCAGGGAGAGACGTCGCCGCGAGAGGCGTCGTGAGAAGCGCCAGGAGAGACGCCGGGAGAGGCAGCGCCGGCGCCAACAGAACCGCCGCGGCTAA
- the LOC120444970 gene encoding classical arabinogalactan protein 10-like, with protein sequence MRSPFVIAFGLLALVATAYAATSPSPSPSPSPSPSPSPSPSPSPSPSPSPSASPTTTTTTTTASPVVPSTTSTTESSSSESSDSEEVDRLRRRLRRLRRLRRQERRQEIRWERQQERRQERRANRRRQHLG encoded by the coding sequence ATGCGTTCCCCATTCGTAATCGCCTTTGGTCTTTTGGCCCTGGTTGCAACCGCCTACGCCGCTACATCTCCAAGTccgtcgccatcgccatcgccatctccaAGCCCGTCGCCATCGCCAAGTCCGTCGCCATCGCCTTCACCAAGCCCGTCGGCTTCGCCCACGACTACGACTACGACGACGACCGCTTCCCCGGTTGTCCCCAGCACAACATCCACCACTGAATCCTCCTCGAGCGAATCCTCCGACAGCGAGGAGGTGGATAGGCTGAGGCGCAGGCTTCGCAGGCTCCGCCGGCTTAGGCGGCAGGAGAGGCGCCAGGAGATTCGCTGGGAGAGGCAGCAGGAGAGACGCCAGGAGAGACGTGCGAACAGGAGGCGCCAACATTTGGGATAA
- the LOC122756435 gene encoding ELMO domain-containing protein C-like, whose translation MRFNFVLAFGLAVLVATVYGASNSTSTASNSTSATTTTTTTTTTTTTTVPTPTESATDSSSSSDSEEVKKLRRKLRRLRRQERRQARRQEIRRERQEKRAEKRSERRRHRRG comes from the coding sequence ATGAGATTCAACTTCGTCCTGGCCTTTGGTCTTGCTGTCCTCGTGGCGACCGTCTATGGTGCCTCTAATTCAACTTCAACAGCCAGCAACTCCACTTCGgccactaccaccaccaccaccacgacgaCTACCACAACCACGACGGTCCCCACCCCCACCGAGAGTGCTACTGACTCCTCCTCGAGCTCCGACAGCGAGGAGGTGAAGAAGCTGAGGCGCAAGCTTCGCAGGCTGAGGCGTCAGGAGAGGCGTCAGGCGAGGCGCCAGGAGATTCGCCGGGAGAGGCAGGAAAAGCGCGCGGAGAAACGTTCGGAAAGAAGGCGCCATCGTAGGGGTTAA
- the LOC120445168 gene encoding transmembrane protein 14 homolog gives MPVDWFGYVYAATVAAGGIMGFAKAGSIPSLGAGLAFGALLGYGAHLNSQDTPRPLLQLGTSLFLAGMMGARWNRSGKLMPAGMVCMLSVAALVKNVATYNRYLLPTPTKAP, from the exons ATGCCGGTGGATTGGTTCGGATATGTGTACGCAGCCACGGTTGCCGCCGGAGGCATCATGGGTTTCGCCAAGGCGG GTTCCATTCCCTCGCTGGGTGCCGGTCTGGCCTTCGGAGCGCTGCTCGGCTATGGGGCCCACCTGAACTCCCAGGAcacgccacgccccctgctgCAGCTGGGCACCTCCTTGTTCCTGGCCGGCATGATGGGCGCCCGCTGGAACCGATCCGGAAAACTAATGCCCGCCGGCATGGTCTGCATGCTGTCCGTGGCCGCCTTGGTCAAGAATGTGGCCACCTACAATCGCTACCTACTGCCCACCCCCACAAAGGCCCCTTAA